A portion of the Pseudomonas synxantha BG33R genome contains these proteins:
- a CDS encoding SpoVR family protein, whose amino-acid sequence MTAKKENKRQPLSTGSEWTFELIQAYDREISRIAAGYALDTYPNQIEVITAEQMMDAYASVGMPLGYHHWSYGKHFLSTEKSYTRGQMGLAYEIVINSDPCIAYLMEENTICMQALVVAHACYGHNSFFKGNYLFRTWTDASSIIDYLVFAKQYIMQCEERHGIDAVEDLLDSCHALMNYGVDRYKRPYPISAEEERLRQKEREEHLQKQINDLWRTIPKRAGKNNDKDNARFPAEPQENILYFLEKHAPLLEPWQREIVRIVRKIAQYFYPQRQTQVMNEGWATFWHYTLMNDLYDEGLVTDGFMMEFLTSHTSVVFQPGFDSPYYNGINPYALGFAMYRDIRRMCEHPTEEDRRWFPEIAGSDWLSTIKFAMSSFKDESFILQYLSPQVIRDLKLFSILDDDLKDDLVVPAIHDEPGYRIIRETLAAQYNLGNREPNVQIYSIDVRGDRSLTLRHQQHDRKPLGDSTEEVLKHLHRLWGFDIHLETLQGDQVMKTHHVPPRSDHNDNDYGRLDMAVVHL is encoded by the coding sequence ATGACCGCCAAAAAAGAGAACAAGCGCCAACCCCTATCCACTGGCTCCGAGTGGACCTTTGAACTGATCCAGGCCTATGACCGGGAAATCAGCCGTATCGCGGCAGGTTATGCCCTGGACACTTACCCCAACCAGATTGAAGTGATCACCGCTGAGCAAATGATGGATGCCTATGCCTCGGTGGGCATGCCGCTGGGTTATCACCACTGGTCCTATGGCAAACACTTCCTCAGCACCGAGAAGTCTTATACGCGAGGCCAGATGGGCCTGGCCTATGAGATCGTGATCAACTCCGACCCGTGCATCGCCTATCTTATGGAAGAAAACACCATCTGCATGCAGGCGCTGGTAGTGGCTCATGCCTGCTATGGACATAACAGTTTCTTCAAAGGCAACTACCTGTTTCGAACCTGGACCGACGCCAGCTCAATCATCGATTACCTGGTGTTTGCCAAGCAGTACATCATGCAGTGCGAAGAACGACACGGCATTGATGCGGTGGAAGACCTGTTGGACTCCTGCCATGCACTGATGAATTACGGGGTCGACCGCTACAAGCGTCCCTATCCGATCTCAGCCGAGGAAGAGCGCCTGCGCCAGAAGGAACGCGAGGAGCACCTGCAGAAACAGATCAACGACCTGTGGCGCACCATTCCCAAGCGCGCCGGCAAAAACAACGACAAGGACAATGCACGCTTCCCCGCCGAACCCCAGGAAAACATCCTGTATTTTCTGGAAAAACACGCCCCGCTGCTGGAGCCTTGGCAGCGTGAGATTGTGCGCATAGTGCGCAAGATCGCCCAGTATTTTTATCCCCAGCGTCAAACGCAGGTGATGAACGAAGGCTGGGCAACATTCTGGCACTACACGCTGATGAACGACCTGTACGACGAGGGCCTGGTCACGGACGGCTTCATGATGGAGTTCCTCACGTCCCACACCAGCGTAGTCTTCCAACCCGGCTTCGACAGCCCGTATTACAACGGCATCAACCCCTATGCCCTGGGCTTTGCCATGTACCGCGATATCCGTCGCATGTGCGAACACCCCACCGAGGAGGATCGTCGCTGGTTCCCGGAGATCGCTGGCAGCGACTGGCTGTCGACCATCAAGTTCGCCATGAGCAGCTTCAAGGACGAGAGTTTCATCCTGCAGTACCTGTCACCTCAGGTGATTCGTGACCTCAAGCTGTTCAGCATTCTGGATGACGACCTGAAAGACGACCTCGTGGTGCCGGCTATCCATGATGAACCCGGCTACCGCATCATTCGCGAAACCCTGGCCGCCCAATACAACCTGGGCAACCGCGAGCCCAACGTGCAGATCTACAGCATCGATGTGCGCGGCGACCGTTCGCTCACCCTGCGTCATCAGCAACACGACCGTAAGCCGTTGGGCGATTCCACCGAGGAAGTACTCAAGCACCTGCACCGACTGTGGGGGTTTGACATCCACCTGGAGACCCTGCAAGGCGATCAGGTGATGAAAACCCATCATGTGCCACCGCGCAGCGATCATAACGACAACGACTACGGCCGCCTGGACATGGCCGTCGTTCATCTCTGA
- a CDS encoding multifunctional CCA addition/repair protein encodes MKIYKVGGAVRDRLLGIKVTDIDRVVVGATTEEMLAKGYKPVGADFPVFLDPKNGDEYALARTERKSGRGYGGFVFHASPDVTLEEDLIRRDLTINAMAEDDDGTLTDPYHGQRDLEARILRHVSPAFAEDPLRVLRVARFAARYAHLGFKVAPETLELMRQLSESGELEALTPERSWKEISRALMEDQPQVFIQVLRDCDALKTLMPEVDALFGVPQPEAHHPEIDTGVHTLSVLEQAALHKQPLTVRWGCLLHDLGKGLTPVDKLPQHIAHEHRGLKLIKAVNERFKVPRDCQELALLVGQYHTHGHRALELKASTLLELLQSFDVYRRPQRFEEFVMACEMDARGRKGLEQRSYPQADYLRGAAKAAREVPVAPLLEKGFKGPELGEALKRERLNALKAYKEQPSP; translated from the coding sequence ATGAAAATCTACAAAGTCGGCGGTGCGGTGCGTGATCGCCTGCTGGGCATCAAGGTCACCGATATCGACCGTGTCGTCGTAGGTGCAACCACCGAAGAGATGCTCGCCAAAGGCTATAAGCCCGTAGGGGCCGATTTCCCGGTATTTCTCGACCCGAAAAACGGCGATGAGTACGCCCTCGCCCGCACCGAACGCAAGAGTGGCCGAGGCTACGGTGGTTTTGTGTTTCACGCGAGCCCCGATGTCACGCTGGAGGAAGACCTGATTCGTCGCGACCTGACCATCAATGCCATGGCAGAAGACGATGACGGCACCCTGACCGACCCTTATCACGGCCAACGCGATCTTGAAGCGCGCATTTTGCGTCATGTTTCCCCCGCGTTCGCCGAAGATCCCCTGCGAGTACTCCGCGTCGCCCGCTTTGCCGCACGTTATGCACACCTGGGTTTCAAGGTCGCACCCGAGACGCTGGAATTGATGCGCCAGCTCAGTGAGTCCGGCGAACTGGAGGCCCTTACCCCCGAGCGCAGCTGGAAAGAAATCTCCCGCGCACTGATGGAGGATCAGCCACAGGTTTTCATCCAGGTGCTACGCGACTGCGATGCGCTGAAAACCCTGATGCCGGAGGTAGATGCCCTGTTCGGCGTACCGCAACCCGAAGCCCATCACCCGGAAATAGATACTGGCGTACACACCTTGAGCGTGCTGGAACAAGCTGCATTGCACAAACAGCCGCTGACCGTACGCTGGGGTTGCCTGCTGCACGATTTGGGCAAGGGCCTGACGCCTGTGGATAAGTTGCCGCAGCATATTGCCCATGAGCACCGTGGCTTGAAGCTGATCAAGGCGGTGAACGAACGCTTCAAGGTACCTAGGGATTGCCAGGAATTGGCCTTGCTGGTGGGGCAATATCATACCCATGGGCATCGAGCGCTGGAGCTGAAAGCCTCGACTTTGCTGGAGTTGCTGCAAAGCTTTGACGTGTACCGCCGGCCGCAACGCTTCGAAGAGTTTGTGATGGCCTGCGAAATGGATGCCCGGGGCCGCAAGGGTCTTGAGCAGCGCAGTTATCCACAGGCGGATTATTTGCGCGGCGCGGCAAAGGCTGCACGCGAAGTACCGGTCGCACCACTGCTGGAAAAAGGTTTCAAAGGCCCCGAGCTGGGAGAAGCGCTCAAGCGCGAACGGCTGAACGCGCTGAAAGCCTACAAGGAACAGCCTTCACCGTAG
- the folB gene encoding dihydroneopterin aldolase: MDRVFIEGLEVDTVIGAYDWERGIRQCLRLDLSFAWDNRPAAAGDDLTLALDYASVSARIQAFAEQSRYQLVETFAERLAEVLMSEFQIPWLHLKLTKPGAVPAAKGVGVEIERGCR; the protein is encoded by the coding sequence TTGGACAGAGTGTTTATCGAAGGCCTGGAAGTGGACACCGTGATCGGGGCCTACGACTGGGAGCGCGGCATCCGTCAATGCCTGCGCCTGGACCTGAGCTTTGCTTGGGATAATCGCCCGGCCGCCGCGGGTGATGACCTGACCCTGGCGCTCGACTACGCCAGTGTATCCGCGCGTATCCAGGCCTTTGCCGAGCAGTCCCGGTATCAGTTGGTGGAAACCTTTGCCGAGCGCCTGGCCGAAGTGCTGATGAGCGAATTCCAGATTCCCTGGTTGCACCTCAAGTTGACCAAGCCAGGCGCGGTGCCCGCTGCCAAGGGCGTGGGCGTGGAGATCGAGCGCGGATGTCGTTGA
- the folK gene encoding 2-amino-4-hydroxy-6-hydroxymethyldihydropteridine diphosphokinase, translating into MSLTQVYLGLGSNIERESRLCAGLDALAGFLTQMRCSAVFESQPVGIKSGPFFNLVVSAYTDLPLMELDRRLKLIEADNGRYAPGRKGLPLDIDVLLYGDLVGDFDGLILPRAEILKNAFVLWPLSMMAPDRVHPEVGKTMAELWRDAQIDQVLAPVGFEWQGQQLTPDNLL; encoded by the coding sequence ATGTCGTTGACTCAGGTTTACCTCGGGCTTGGCAGCAACATCGAGCGCGAGAGCCGTCTATGTGCCGGCCTGGATGCGCTGGCAGGGTTCCTGACGCAGATGCGCTGCTCGGCGGTGTTCGAGAGCCAGCCGGTGGGTATCAAGAGCGGGCCGTTTTTCAACCTGGTGGTGTCGGCCTATACCGACCTGCCGTTGATGGAGCTGGACCGTCGACTCAAACTCATCGAGGCCGATAATGGCCGGTATGCACCTGGTCGCAAAGGGTTACCGCTGGATATCGATGTGCTGTTGTATGGCGACTTGGTGGGGGATTTTGATGGATTGATCCTGCCGCGAGCAGAAATTCTTAAAAACGCTTTTGTGTTGTGGCCGCTTTCGATGATGGCGCCGGACCGTGTTCACCCTGAGGTAGGCAAGACAATGGCCGAGCTGTGGCGCGATGCGCAGATCGACCAGGTGCTGGCGCCTGTCGGCTTTGAGTGGCAAGGCCAGCAACTTACACCGGACAATCTCCTGTAG
- a CDS encoding YeaH/YhbH family protein has translation MSYVIDRRLNGKNKSTVNRQRFLRRYRDHIKKAVEEAVSRRSITDMEHGEQISIPGRDIDEPVLHHGRGGKQTVVHPGNKEFTTGEHIQRPQGGGGGKGPGKAGNSGEGMDEFVFQITQEEFLEFMFEDLELPNLVKRNLTGTDTFKTVRAGISNEGNPSRINIIRTLRSAHARRIALSGSSRAKLKAAKEELARLKREEPDNFGDIQEIEVEIEKLSARIHRVPFLDTFDLKYNLLVKQPNPSSKAVMFCLMDVSGSMTQATKDIAKRFFILLYLFLKRNYDKIDVVFIRHHTSAREVDEEEFFYSRETGGTIVSSALKLMQEIMAERYPANEWNIYAAQASDGDNWNDDSPICRDILINQIMPFVQYYTYVEITPREHQALWFEYERIGEAFADTFAQQQLVSAGDIYPVFRELFQRRLVT, from the coding sequence ATGAGCTATGTGATCGACCGACGCCTTAATGGCAAGAACAAGAGCACGGTAAACCGCCAGCGTTTCCTGCGGCGTTACCGTGACCATATCAAAAAGGCCGTAGAAGAAGCCGTCAGCCGCCGCTCCATTACCGACATGGAGCATGGCGAGCAAATCAGCATTCCCGGCCGGGACATCGACGAGCCCGTGCTTCACCACGGGCGCGGCGGCAAACAGACCGTCGTGCACCCCGGTAACAAGGAATTCACCACCGGCGAACACATCCAGCGCCCACAAGGCGGCGGTGGCGGCAAAGGTCCGGGCAAGGCCGGTAATTCCGGCGAAGGCATGGACGAATTCGTGTTCCAGATCACCCAGGAGGAATTTCTCGAATTCATGTTCGAAGACCTGGAGTTGCCCAACCTGGTCAAGCGCAACCTGACCGGCACCGACACGTTCAAGACTGTACGCGCCGGGATCAGCAACGAAGGCAACCCCTCGCGCATCAACATCATCCGCACCTTGCGTTCAGCCCATGCACGACGCATCGCCCTCTCGGGCAGCAGCCGCGCAAAACTGAAGGCGGCCAAGGAAGAGCTGGCGCGTTTGAAGCGTGAAGAACCAGACAACTTCGGCGATATCCAGGAAATCGAGGTAGAAATCGAGAAACTCAGCGCACGCATTCACCGCGTGCCGTTCCTCGACACCTTTGATTTGAAATACAACCTGCTGGTCAAGCAACCCAATCCCAGCTCCAAAGCCGTAATGTTCTGCCTGATGGATGTCTCCGGCTCCATGACCCAGGCCACCAAGGACATCGCCAAGCGTTTCTTCATCCTGCTGTACCTGTTCCTGAAACGGAACTACGACAAGATTGACGTAGTTTTCATTCGCCATCACACCAGCGCACGGGAAGTGGATGAAGAAGAGTTTTTTTATTCGCGGGAAACCGGCGGCACCATTGTCTCCAGTGCACTGAAGCTCATGCAGGAAATCATGGCCGAGCGCTATCCTGCCAACGAATGGAACATCTACGCCGCCCAAGCTTCGGATGGCGACAACTGGAACGACGATTCGCCGATCTGCCGCGACATTCTGATCAACCAGATCATGCCGTTCGTGCAGTACTACACCTATGTTGAAATCACCCCCCGTGAGCATCAGGCCCTGTGGTTCGAATACGAGCGCATCGGCGAAGCCTTTGCCGACACGTTCGCCCAACAGCAACTGGTCTCGGCCGGCGATATCTATCCGGTCTTCCGTGAACTCTTCCAGCGCAGGTTAGTGACATGA
- a CDS encoding PrkA family serine protein kinase, whose translation MSIFSHFQQRFASTQQEELTLQEYLELCKQDRSTYASAAERLLLAIGEPELVETANNSRLSRIFSNKVIRRYPAFEDFHGMEECIDQIVSYFRHAAQGLEEKKQILYLLGPVGGGKSSLAEKLKQLIEKVPFYAIKGSPVFESPLGLFNATEDGAILEEDFGIPRRYLNTIMSPWATKRLAEFGGDISQFRVVKLYPSILNQIGVAKTEPGDENNQDISALVGKVDIRKLEEFPQNDADAYSYSGALCRANQGLMEFVEMFKAPIKVLHPLLTATQEGNYNSTEGLGAIPFTGILLAHSNESEWHTFRNNKNNEAFIDRIYIVKVPYCLRVSDEIKIYDKLLFNSSLAKAHCAPDTLKMLAQFTVLSRLKEPENSNIYSKMRVYDGENLKDTDPKAKSIQEYRDTAGVDEGMNGLSTRFAFKILSKVFNFDPHEIAANPVHLLYVLEQQIEQEQFQAETRERYLRFLKEYLAPRYIEFIGKEIQTAYLESYSEYGQNIFDRYVLYADFWIQDQEYRDPETGEILNRVALNEELEKIEKPAGISNPKDFRNEIVNFVLRARANNNGKNPTWLSYEKLRVVIEKKMFSNTEDLLPVISFNAKASKEDQQKHNDFVTRMVERGYTDKQVRLLSEWYLRVRKSQ comes from the coding sequence ATGAGTATCTTTAGCCACTTCCAACAACGCTTCGCGTCCACGCAGCAGGAAGAACTCACGCTTCAAGAGTATCTCGAGCTGTGCAAGCAGGACCGCAGCACATATGCCTCTGCCGCCGAACGCCTGCTATTGGCGATCGGCGAGCCGGAGCTGGTGGAAACCGCCAACAATTCGCGCCTGTCGCGAATATTCTCCAACAAGGTGATCCGCCGCTATCCGGCCTTTGAAGACTTCCATGGCATGGAAGAATGCATCGACCAGATCGTCTCCTACTTCCGCCATGCCGCCCAAGGCCTGGAAGAGAAGAAACAGATCCTTTACCTGCTCGGGCCAGTCGGCGGCGGCAAGTCGTCCCTGGCGGAAAAGCTCAAGCAGTTGATCGAGAAGGTGCCCTTCTACGCGATCAAGGGCTCGCCGGTCTTCGAGTCGCCCCTGGGCCTGTTCAACGCCACGGAAGATGGCGCGATTCTCGAAGAAGACTTCGGTATCCCGCGGCGCTACCTCAACACCATCATGTCGCCCTGGGCCACCAAGCGCCTGGCCGAGTTCGGCGGTGATATCAGCCAATTCCGCGTAGTGAAACTCTACCCGTCGATCCTCAACCAGATCGGCGTGGCCAAGACCGAACCGGGCGACGAAAACAACCAGGATATTTCGGCACTGGTGGGCAAGGTCGATATCCGCAAACTCGAAGAATTCCCACAGAACGACGCTGACGCCTACAGCTACTCCGGCGCGCTGTGCCGGGCCAACCAGGGCTTGATGGAGTTCGTGGAGATGTTCAAGGCGCCGATAAAGGTGCTCCACCCACTGCTCACCGCTACCCAGGAAGGCAACTACAACAGCACCGAAGGCCTGGGCGCGATTCCGTTCACCGGGATCCTGCTGGCCCACTCCAACGAATCGGAATGGCACACCTTCCGCAACAACAAGAACAACGAAGCCTTCATCGACCGGATCTATATCGTCAAGGTGCCGTACTGCCTGCGGGTCAGCGATGAGATCAAGATTTACGACAAGCTGCTCTTCAACAGCTCCCTGGCCAAGGCCCACTGCGCACCCGACACGTTGAAGATGCTCGCCCAGTTCACCGTACTGTCGCGCCTCAAGGAGCCGGAGAATTCGAATATCTATTCGAAAATGCGGGTGTATGACGGCGAGAACCTCAAGGACACCGACCCCAAGGCCAAGTCGATCCAGGAGTATCGCGATACAGCGGGCGTCGATGAGGGCATGAATGGCCTGTCGACACGCTTTGCGTTCAAGATCCTGTCCAAAGTCTTCAACTTCGACCCCCACGAGATCGCCGCCAACCCGGTGCATCTGCTGTATGTACTGGAGCAGCAGATCGAACAGGAGCAATTCCAGGCGGAAACCCGCGAACGCTACCTGCGCTTCCTCAAGGAATACCTGGCACCGCGCTACATCGAGTTTATCGGCAAGGAAATCCAGACCGCGTACCTGGAGTCCTACAGCGAGTACGGTCAGAACATCTTCGACCGCTATGTGCTGTACGCCGACTTCTGGATTCAGGACCAGGAGTACCGCGATCCGGAAACCGGCGAAATCCTCAATCGCGTGGCGCTCAACGAAGAGCTTGAGAAAATCGAGAAACCGGCCGGCATCAGCAATCCGAAGGATTTCCGCAACGAAATCGTCAACTTCGTACTGCGCGCCCGTGCCAACAACAATGGCAAGAACCCCACCTGGCTCAGCTACGAGAAGCTGCGGGTGGTCATCGAAAAGAAAATGTTCTCCAACACCGAGGATCTGCTGCCGGTCATCAGCTTCAATGCCAAGGCCAGCAAGGAGGATCAGCAAAAACACAACGACTTCGTCACACGAATGGTCGAGCGCGGCTACACCGACAAACAGGTACGACTGCTCTCCGAGTGGTACTTGCGGGTGCGTAAATCGCAGTAA
- the rpsU gene encoding 30S ribosomal protein S21, whose product MPAVKVKENEPFDVALRRFKRSCEKAGVLAEVRSREFYEKPTSERKRKAAAAVKRHAKKVQREQRRAVRLY is encoded by the coding sequence ATGCCAGCCGTCAAAGTAAAAGAGAACGAACCCTTCGACGTAGCTCTGCGTCGTTTCAAGCGCTCCTGCGAAAAAGCCGGTGTTCTGGCTGAAGTTCGTAGCCGCGAATTTTATGAGAAGCCAACTTCTGAGCGTAAGCGTAAAGCAGCAGCCGCTGTTAAGCGTCACGCCAAGAAAGTTCAGCGCGAACAGCGCCGCGCCGTTCGTCTGTACTAA
- the tsaD gene encoding tRNA (adenosine(37)-N6)-threonylcarbamoyltransferase complex transferase subunit TsaD — protein sequence MLVLGLETSCDETGVALYDSERGLLADALFSQIDLHRAYGGVVPELASRDHVKRMLPLIRQVLDEAGCVPTEIDAIAYTAGPGLVGALLVGASCAQALAFAWGIPALGVHHMEGHLLAPMLEKTPPEFPFVALLVSGGHTQLVQVDGIGQYTLLGESLDDAAGEAFDKTAKMMGLNYPGGPEIARLAEKGVAGRYVFPRPMCDRPGLMFSFSGLKTSALNTWQQSVSAGDDGQQARCDIALAFQQAVVETLTIKCKRALKQAGMKRLVIAGGVSANKALRSSLEKMLGDMQGHVFYARPEFCTDNGAMIAYAGCQRLQAGQHESLAISVQARWPMEQLPPL from the coding sequence ATGCTAGTACTGGGACTTGAAACCTCCTGCGACGAAACCGGAGTCGCACTATACGACAGTGAACGCGGGCTTTTGGCCGATGCACTGTTCAGTCAGATCGACCTGCACCGCGCCTATGGCGGCGTGGTTCCGGAGCTGGCCAGCCGTGATCACGTCAAACGCATGCTGCCGTTGATTCGCCAGGTGCTGGATGAGGCCGGCTGTGTACCGACCGAGATCGACGCCATCGCCTATACGGCAGGCCCCGGATTGGTCGGAGCCCTTCTGGTTGGGGCCTCTTGCGCCCAGGCGCTGGCCTTTGCCTGGGGTATTCCCGCCCTTGGCGTGCACCACATGGAAGGCCATTTGCTGGCGCCGATGTTGGAAAAAACACCTCCAGAGTTCCCGTTCGTCGCTTTGTTGGTGTCGGGTGGTCATACGCAGTTGGTTCAGGTCGATGGAATCGGCCAATACACGCTGTTGGGCGAGTCCCTGGATGATGCCGCCGGTGAAGCGTTCGACAAAACCGCGAAGATGATGGGGCTTAACTATCCCGGTGGGCCGGAAATCGCCCGTCTGGCCGAGAAAGGCGTCGCCGGGCGCTACGTTTTCCCGCGTCCGATGTGTGATCGGCCGGGGCTGATGTTCAGTTTCAGCGGTTTGAAAACGTCCGCGCTGAATACCTGGCAGCAGAGCGTCAGCGCCGGGGACGACGGTCAGCAAGCCCGTTGCGACATCGCACTGGCGTTCCAGCAGGCCGTGGTAGAGACTTTGACCATCAAGTGCAAGCGCGCCCTCAAGCAGGCAGGTATGAAGCGGCTGGTGATCGCAGGCGGCGTCAGCGCCAATAAGGCATTGCGCAGTTCGCTTGAAAAAATGCTCGGCGACATGCAAGGCCATGTGTTCTACGCCCGCCCGGAATTCTGCACTGACAACGGCGCGATGATTGCCTACGCCGGCTGCCAGCGCTTGCAGGCCGGGCAGCATGAAAGCCTGGCGATCAGCGTGCAGGCGCGCTGGCCGATGGAGCAGTTGCCGCCGCTGTAG
- the glpE gene encoding thiosulfate sulfurtransferase GlpE, producing MTEFKRIPPQEAQALRERGAVVVDIRDQPTYAAAHISGAKHLDNVNIADFIRAADLDAPLIVACYHGNSSQSAAAYLISQGFSDVYSLDGGFELWRATYPSEISSGDSQ from the coding sequence ATGACCGAATTCAAACGTATCCCTCCCCAAGAAGCCCAAGCGCTGCGCGAGCGAGGCGCAGTGGTTGTCGATATCCGCGACCAGCCTACTTACGCGGCGGCCCACATCAGTGGTGCCAAGCATTTGGACAACGTCAACATCGCCGACTTCATCCGCGCCGCCGACCTCGATGCGCCGCTGATCGTGGCGTGCTACCACGGCAACTCCAGCCAAAGCGCGGCCGCCTACCTGATTAGCCAGGGCTTCTCCGATGTCTACAGTCTGGACGGCGGCTTTGAGCTGTGGCGTGCGACTTACCCCTCGGAAATTTCCTCAGGCGATTCGCAATAA
- the plsY gene encoding glycerol-3-phosphate 1-O-acyltransferase PlsY → MFWSLAIFAYLLGSLSFAILLSRLTGNPDPRMSGSGNAGATNMLRLAGKKLAVLTLLGDVCKGLLPVLIASLAGLTLQQQAWVGICAVLGHLFPLYFRFRGGKGVATAAGMLLGIYPPAALLAMLAWLLTFYLTRTSSLAALIATPLTLPLLAWQAPQALLPMSVLTLLIVWRHRGNLRDLFAGRERHF, encoded by the coding sequence ATGTTTTGGTCACTGGCGATTTTCGCCTACCTGCTCGGCTCGCTGTCCTTCGCCATTTTGCTCAGCCGCCTGACGGGAAATCCCGACCCGCGAATGAGTGGCTCAGGCAATGCCGGCGCCACCAATATGTTGCGTCTGGCCGGCAAGAAACTTGCCGTCCTGACCCTGCTGGGCGACGTTTGCAAGGGCCTGCTGCCCGTGCTGATCGCCAGTCTCGCCGGCCTTACCTTGCAACAGCAGGCCTGGGTGGGCATATGCGCCGTCCTCGGTCACCTGTTCCCATTGTACTTCCGCTTTCGCGGTGGCAAGGGTGTCGCCACCGCGGCCGGGATGCTGCTGGGCATTTACCCACCGGCAGCATTGCTGGCCATGCTCGCCTGGCTGCTGACGTTCTACCTGACCCGTACCAGCTCGTTGGCCGCGCTGATTGCCACGCCGCTTACCCTGCCGCTGTTGGCCTGGCAGGCACCGCAGGCGTTACTGCCGATGAGCGTGCTGACGCTGCTGATCGTCTGGCGCCACCGCGGCAATCTACGCGACCTGTTTGCCGGGCGCGAACGGCATTTTTAA